A window from Littorina saxatilis isolate snail1 linkage group LG9, US_GU_Lsax_2.0, whole genome shotgun sequence encodes these proteins:
- the LOC138977328 gene encoding uncharacterized protein — MPKVDDVINKAIRQMKKNEKKAKDMAPDLTVRTTLILPYVSSDQLKRVLDCERHFQLRRNLFEALKATSTDEAVKLCLLSDQLSHPDTPWDVTPDVLSKLGAWWDLRMACTEDPSLTDQSYLDFVTKLVGPATTITVQSDSRPRNEVRTAGEAAAELARRLVTFVLTLEQVGLMDRNPRLICLTGPPGTGKTVVMELQGLRWLLEGRNVHLVSTSRTSRAINIHIEHQLNMMVSDHGSQTRTPGSVHRHEYDFYQETDYPTAVGELLACVKNGTLHILMDEANFTESANDGKRNRSLVTELIAKIPGLHLWAARIGNHDVPRELKEENLRLPLRSAPSVLREVEKAFCVYDDITKYSNNGVPSPADGLDVIRLSHHGDGHNGLWPDECEQCGRNVAVKLHSLGVGGTGRMVDTCPDPLRYGDVFVLTRSLDLQDDVTDKKGKAIPASGFVRGLRDAGVDLQVCVLGRPDFKHDRARWERDMADVAVGKMNKVTVAYSTDMQGLERPVVVWLHGRRKGSDKTENEKKIVAQDRLVAASRAMAQLIVVGAPDEPNVNISEVPSTNITPTDVTATIPTTTDVTTEASPTDVTTFEATPSDFITSDASPTDVPC, encoded by the exons atgccaAAAGTAGATGACGTTATCAACAAGGCCATCAGACAGATGAAGAAGAATGAGAAGAAGGCCAAAGACATGGCGCCTGACCTGACTGTGAGGACAACATTGATACTGCCCTACGTCAGCAGTGACCAGCTGAAAAGAGTTCTGGATTGTGAACGTCATTTCCAGCTACGACGG AATCTATTTGAAGCGCTGAAAGCTACCAGTACAGATGAGGCTGTGAAACTCTGTTTGCTCTCTGACCAACTGTCCCACCCGGATACACCCTGGGATGTCACACCCGACGTGCTGTCCAAGCTGGGAGCCTGGTGGGACCTCAGGATGGCCTGCACAGAGGACCCCTCGCTCACTGACCAGTCTTACCTGGACTTTGTGACCAA ACTCGTTGGCCCAGCAACAACTATTACCGTTCAGTCCGACAGTCGGCCGCGCAATGAAGTGAGGACTGCAGGGGAGGCAGCAGCAGAACTGGCCAGGAGGCTAGTTACATTTGTTTTGACCCTTGAACAGGTTGGCCTGATGGACAGAAATCCTCGGCTAATTTGCTTGACAGGACCTCCAGGAACAG gcAAAACAGTGGTTATGGAACTACAAGGCCTGAGATGGCTCCTTGAGGGCCGCAATGTGCACCTTGTCTCCACATCCCGCACCTCCCGAGCCATCAATATTCACATCGAGCACCAGCTGAACATGATGGTGAGTGACCACGGATCTCAAACAAGGACGCCAGGCTCTGTACATCGCCATGAATATGACTTCTACCAGGAAACAGATTACCCGACAGCTGTTGGAGAGCTGTTAGCCTGTGTAAAGAATGGAACGTTACACATCCTGATGGACGAGGCCAACTTTACTGAAAG TGCAAATGATGGAAAACGTAACCGGAGTCTGGTGACAGAGCTAATAGCGAAAATCCCTGGCCTTCACCTATGGGCCGCGCGTATCGGTAATCATGACGTTCCACGAGAGCTTAAGGAAGAGAACCTGAGATTGCCTCTCCGAAGCGCACCATCTGTCCTGAGAGAGGTTGAGAAAGCATTTTGTGTTTACGATGATATCACCAAATACAGCAACAACGGCGTTCCCTCTCCAGCAGACGGCCTGGACGTGATACGGCTGAGTCACCATGGTGACGGTCACAATGGTTTGTGGCCAGATGAATGTGAACAGTGTGGGCGCAACGTGGCGGTTAAGCTACACAGTCTTGGCGTGGGAGGTACAG ggcgcATGGTCGACACATGCCCCGACCCGCTTCGTTATGGTGACGTGTTTGTGCTGACAAGGAGCTTAGACCTACAGGATGACGTCACAGACAAGAAAGGAAAGGCGATTCCAGCTAGCGGCTTTGTGCGAGGTCTTCGCGATGCAGGTGTGGAtctacaagtgtgtgtgttgggcaGACCCGACTTCAAACACGATAGAGCGAGGTGGGAGAGAGACATGGCTGACGTGGCTGTAGGCAAAATGAATAAGGTGACGGTGGCCTACTCGACGGATATGCAGGGCTTGGAGCGACCCGTGGTGGTGTGGCTGCATGGCAGAAGGAAGGGGTCAGACAAAACAGAGAACGAGAAAAAGATCGTTGCACAGGACCGTCTGGTGGCTGCATCTAGAGCAATGGCACAGCTGATCGTGGTGGGCGCGCCTGATGAGCCTAACGTCAACATTTCTGAAGTCCCCTCAACTAACATTACCCCTACTGACGTTACTGCTACTATACCAACCACAACTGACGTCACCACTGAAGCCTCCCCTACTGACGTCACCACATTTGAAGCCACCCCATCTGATTTCATCACATCTGATGCAAGCCCTACTGACGTTCCATGTTGA